The following proteins are encoded in a genomic region of Limosilactobacillus reuteri subsp. reuteri:
- the dnaN gene encoding DNA polymerase III subunit beta has translation MNFTINRSAFISQLNNVLRAISSKTTIPILTGLKMVVNEDNIVLTGSNSDITIESVINANDADNDLTIEETGAIVLPARFFSDIVKKLPDKKVTIEVTSGFQADITSGSAKFQINGQDAENFPHLPEIETNKSVTLPNDILKEVIRQTVIAVSKQESRPILAGVHMMLKDGVLTAVATDSHRLAQRKVVLENIDNGIDFDVIIPGKSMEELSGMISDVHEDVQMQVTENQVLFIFGNTHFYSRLLEGNYPETSQLIPQTADTTVELEAGTFLSSIERASLLSHESRNDVVKLSLKPSENLVRISGDSPDIGTVEEEVVTSALDGNDLEISFNPNYMKDALRSFGQATIKISFTSPLRPFTLVPTEDQENFVHLITPVRTF, from the coding sequence ATGAATTTTACAATTAACCGATCTGCATTCATTAGTCAATTAAATAATGTCTTACGTGCTATTTCATCTAAAACCACGATTCCAATTCTTACTGGATTAAAAATGGTAGTAAACGAAGACAATATTGTGTTAACTGGTAGTAATTCTGACATCACCATCGAAAGTGTTATTAATGCTAATGACGCTGATAACGATTTAACAATTGAAGAAACTGGCGCTATTGTATTACCAGCCCGCTTCTTCAGTGACATTGTTAAAAAGCTACCAGATAAGAAAGTAACTATTGAAGTTACAAGTGGTTTTCAAGCAGATATTACATCTGGTTCAGCTAAATTCCAAATTAATGGTCAAGATGCTGAAAACTTTCCCCATTTACCAGAAATTGAAACTAATAAATCAGTAACTCTTCCTAACGACATCCTTAAAGAAGTGATTCGTCAAACCGTTATTGCGGTATCTAAGCAAGAAAGTCGCCCAATCCTTGCCGGGGTGCATATGATGTTAAAAGATGGCGTTCTAACAGCTGTTGCAACAGATAGTCATCGACTTGCACAACGGAAAGTGGTCCTCGAAAATATTGATAACGGCATAGATTTTGATGTGATTATTCCCGGAAAGAGCATGGAAGAGCTTTCTGGAATGATTAGCGATGTCCATGAAGATGTACAAATGCAAGTAACCGAAAATCAAGTATTGTTTATCTTTGGTAATACTCATTTCTATTCTCGATTACTAGAAGGAAATTACCCTGAAACTAGTCAGTTAATTCCACAAACTGCTGATACAACAGTTGAACTAGAAGCTGGGACATTTTTATCATCAATTGAGCGTGCTTCGCTTTTATCTCATGAAAGCCGTAACGATGTGGTTAAGTTAAGTCTAAAGCCATCAGAAAATCTTGTCCGAATTAGTGGTGATTCTCCAGATATCGGTACGGTTGAAGAAGAGGTAGTAACGTCTGCTCTTGATGGTAATGATCTTGAAATCTCATTTAATCCTAACTACATGAAAGATGCTTTACGTTCTTTTGGTCAGGCAACGATCAAGATTTCATTTACTTCACCATTGCGACCATTTACCTTGGTGCCAACAGAAGATCAAGAAAATTTTGTCCACTTAATTACGCCAGTACGGACATTTTAG